One Succinivibrio dextrinosolvens DNA window includes the following coding sequences:
- the trxB gene encoding thioredoxin-disulfide reductase, with translation MSDEILNTVIIGSGPAGYTAAIYACRSGLNPWLIKGPEPGGQLTTTPEIGNWPGRKDAPDGFSLMDSLREHAEALGTKTISAMVTEVDFSSDIKTLTLDNGEVIKTRTVIISTGAKARYLGLDSEEEYKGKGVSACATCDGFFFRKKDVAVIGGGSAAFVEALYLTNLCNKVYIVHRREQFRAEKVLVDKLRELEKTGKVEFVLNANVDKVVGDGNKVTGADIKFTDGSSRSINLDGIFVAIGHEPATQIFKEALELDEDGYIKTGFTTATSTSSKGVFAAGDCADRIYRQAITSAGEGCKAALDVEKYLLG, from the coding sequence ATGTCAGATGAAATTTTAAACACCGTTATTATCGGCTCTGGTCCTGCAGGTTACACTGCCGCAATTTATGCCTGTCGTTCCGGGCTAAATCCTTGGCTGATTAAAGGCCCTGAGCCAGGTGGTCAGCTGACCACAACTCCTGAAATTGGTAACTGGCCTGGCCGCAAAGATGCTCCTGACGGATTCTCTCTGATGGATTCATTAAGAGAACACGCAGAAGCACTTGGAACTAAAACCATATCCGCTATGGTTACCGAGGTTGATTTTTCATCTGATATTAAAACCTTGACCTTAGATAATGGAGAGGTTATCAAGACTCGTACTGTAATCATCTCTACAGGTGCCAAGGCTCGATATCTTGGTCTTGATTCAGAGGAAGAGTACAAGGGAAAAGGTGTATCCGCATGTGCTACCTGTGATGGTTTCTTCTTTAGAAAGAAAGACGTTGCGGTAATTGGCGGAGGCTCTGCTGCTTTTGTTGAAGCGTTATATCTTACCAATCTCTGTAACAAGGTTTACATTGTTCACAGACGTGAGCAGTTCAGAGCAGAGAAGGTTCTTGTGGATAAGTTAAGAGAACTTGAAAAGACCGGTAAGGTTGAGTTTGTCCTCAATGCTAATGTGGATAAGGTGGTAGGGGACGGTAATAAGGTTACCGGAGCTGACATTAAGTTTACCGATGGCAGTTCACGCAGTATCAACCTGGATGGTATCTTTGTAGCTATTGGACATGAACCTGCAACTCAAATCTTTAAAGAAGCTCTTGAGCTTGATGAAGACGGTTATATTAAGACTGGCTTTACAACTGCAACCTCAACTTCTTCAAAAGGTGTGTTCGCCGCTGGTGACTGTGCCGACAGAATTTATCGTCAGGCAATAACCTCTGCAGGTGAAGGCTGCAAGGCTGCTTTAGATGTTGAAAAATATCTTTTGGGATAA
- a CDS encoding glutathione peroxidase — translation MSIYDFEVNTLKGKKVSLKDYEGKVVLIVNTASKCGFTPQYEELEALYKKYKDQGLEILGFPCNQFAEQEPGSAAEITEFCKINYGVTFTIFEKGDVRGENAQPLFKYLTAQKGFKGFDMKHPIAKILKDALEKNFPEYLEGDSIKWNFTKFLINKKGEVVDRYEPTTTPKEMESAIEALL, via the coding sequence ATGAGCATTTATGATTTTGAAGTTAATACTCTAAAGGGTAAGAAAGTATCTTTAAAGGACTATGAGGGTAAGGTAGTGCTGATCGTGAACACTGCAAGCAAGTGTGGTTTTACTCCTCAGTATGAAGAGCTTGAAGCTTTATACAAGAAGTATAAGGATCAGGGCCTTGAGATTCTTGGTTTCCCTTGCAATCAGTTTGCTGAGCAGGAGCCAGGTTCTGCTGCTGAGATCACTGAGTTCTGTAAGATTAACTATGGTGTAACCTTCACTATCTTTGAGAAAGGTGATGTTCGCGGTGAGAATGCACAGCCTTTATTCAAATATCTAACTGCTCAGAAGGGCTTTAAAGGCTTTGATATGAAACACCCAATTGCTAAGATTCTAAAGGATGCTCTTGAGAAGAACTTCCCTGAGTACTTAGAAGGTGATTCAATCAAGTGGAATTTCACCAAGTTCCTGATCAACAAGAAGGGTGAAGTTGTAGACCGCTATGAGCCAACCACAACTCCTAAAGAGATGGAATCAGCTATTGAAGCTCTTTTATAG
- a CDS encoding type II toxin-antitoxin system RelB/DinJ family antitoxin, whose translation MAQTVNVNFKLDYEIKKKMENACAAMGLSLSTAFTLFARKVGNERRIPFEISADPFESEEHIEMLEKRIADLKAKKNTHEHELIEDL comes from the coding sequence ATGGCCCAGACTGTAAACGTAAATTTTAAATTGGACTATGAGATCAAGAAGAAAATGGAAAATGCTTGTGCTGCAATGGGCTTATCCTTAAGTACAGCCTTTACATTATTTGCAAGAAAAGTTGGAAATGAAAGAAGAATTCCCTTTGAGATTTCAGCAGATCCATTTGAAAGCGAGGAACACATTGAGATGTTGGAAAAGAGGATTGCAGATCTTAAAGCAAAGAAAAATACTCATGAGCATGAGCTTATTGAGGATCTGTAA
- a CDS encoding GNAT family N-acetyltransferase, with translation MITVRKATSEDVGVLQKLASELVPTSFKGVLTTAQIDFMLDKLYSQQALSDAIGAGTDYFIATYNGEDLGVVSVIQQGPNLFLMQKIYVNEHFIGKGIGTALFTKVKEYVRSKILPCTIELIINAHNPGLDFYKNKGMQKVRDTGLDMGDFFINEEVYSLELN, from the coding sequence ATGATTACAGTCAGAAAAGCAACTAGTGAAGATGTAGGCGTTCTACAGAAACTTGCTTCAGAGCTTGTACCAACTTCATTCAAAGGAGTTCTTACCACTGCACAGATTGATTTTATGCTAGATAAGCTTTATTCACAGCAGGCTCTGTCAGACGCCATAGGTGCAGGAACAGACTATTTCATTGCCACCTACAATGGAGAAGATCTTGGAGTTGTATCTGTAATTCAGCAGGGCCCTAACCTGTTTTTAATGCAGAAGATTTATGTAAATGAGCATTTCATCGGAAAAGGAATCGGAACCGCGCTCTTTACCAAGGTAAAGGAATATGTCCGCTCTAAGATTCTGCCTTGCACAATTGAGCTGATTATCAATGCCCATAATCCTGGTCTAGATTTCTACAAGAATAAAGGCATGCAGAAAGTAAGAGATACAGGTCTTGATATGGGAGATTTCTTCATCAACGAGGAAGTCTATTCTTTAGAGCTTAACTAA
- the glnA gene encoding glutamate--ammonia ligase, whose amino-acid sequence MDFNAVSNLIKENDVVFADLRFTDTKGKEQHITLPISCINEKFFDQGKMFDGSSIEGWCGIDKSDMILMPDINTVQLDPFYADPTIIVRCDILETETLTGYSRDPRSVAKRAEEYLKSTGIGDVSYFGPEPEFFLFDDVRFKSDISGSFVAIDDIEAAWNSATEYESGNKGYRPGVKGGYFPVPPVDSSQDIRSAMCKVMQQMGLVIEAHHHEVATAGQNEIATEFNSLTKKADEVQIYKYVVQNVAHQYGKTATFMPKPIFGDNGSGMHCHQSIYKNGNNIFAGNLYGGLSQEALWYIGGIIKHAKSLNAFTNPATNSYKRLVPGFEAPLMLAYSAANRSASIRIPYALNPKTAHIEVRFPDCCANPYLAFAAMLMAGLDGIKNKINPGEPMDKNLYDLPPEEAANIPQVCGSLDEALKALKNDHEYLLEGGVFSEDMLNAYIELKAAEDTRVRSTPHPAEFELYYSL is encoded by the coding sequence ATGGATTTCAACGCAGTAAGCAATCTCATCAAAGAAAATGATGTTGTCTTTGCTGATCTAAGATTTACCGATACCAAAGGTAAAGAACAGCACATCACTCTTCCAATTTCCTGCATCAATGAGAAGTTCTTCGATCAGGGAAAGATGTTTGATGGCTCTTCAATCGAAGGCTGGTGTGGTATTGATAAATCAGACATGATTCTAATGCCTGATATCAACACTGTTCAGTTAGATCCATTCTACGCAGATCCTACCATCATCGTCCGCTGTGACATTCTTGAAACAGAGACTCTAACCGGCTACAGCCGTGATCCTCGCTCAGTTGCAAAAAGAGCGGAAGAATACCTGAAGTCAACCGGTATCGGTGATGTTTCATATTTTGGTCCTGAACCAGAGTTCTTCCTGTTTGACGATGTTCGTTTCAAGTCAGATATTTCAGGCTCATTCGTAGCTATTGATGATATTGAGGCAGCATGGAACAGTGCTACCGAATACGAAAGTGGTAACAAAGGTTATCGTCCAGGAGTTAAAGGTGGTTACTTCCCAGTTCCTCCTGTAGATTCTTCACAGGATATCCGTTCTGCAATGTGTAAGGTTATGCAGCAGATGGGGCTGGTAATAGAGGCTCATCACCACGAAGTTGCTACCGCAGGTCAGAACGAGATTGCAACAGAATTCAATTCATTAACCAAGAAGGCCGATGAGGTTCAGATCTACAAATACGTTGTTCAGAACGTTGCCCATCAGTACGGTAAGACCGCAACCTTCATGCCAAAGCCAATCTTTGGAGACAACGGCTCAGGCATGCACTGCCACCAGTCAATCTACAAGAACGGCAACAACATCTTTGCTGGCAACCTGTATGGCGGTCTGTCACAGGAAGCATTATGGTATATCGGCGGTATCATCAAGCATGCTAAGTCATTAAATGCCTTCACCAATCCTGCAACCAACTCTTACAAGCGTCTAGTTCCTGGCTTTGAAGCTCCTTTAATGCTGGCTTATTCTGCTGCCAACCGTTCAGCTTCAATCCGTATTCCATATGCATTAAATCCAAAAACAGCTCATATCGAGGTTCGTTTCCCTGACTGCTGTGCAAACCCATATCTTGCATTCGCTGCAATGCTTATGGCTGGTCTTGACGGTATCAAGAACAAGATTAACCCTGGTGAGCCTATGGATAAGAACCTGTATGATTTACCTCCTGAGGAGGCAGCAAACATTCCTCAGGTTTGTGGCTCACTAGATGAGGCTCTAAAGGCTCTTAAGAACGATCATGAATATCTGCTGGAAGGCGGTGTATTCTCTGAGGATATGCTCAACGCTTACATCGAGCTTAAGGCAGCTGAGGATACAAGAGTTCGTTCAACACCACATCCTGCTGAGTTTGAGCTTTACTATAGCTTATAA
- a CDS encoding DUF4143 domain-containing protein, with protein sequence MPKNSWHLSFGRCQSKEYKKFKYSLVNVKGHSPQRAEGLLYLEDVGLIVRACNTTEISYPLEGACLPSEFKVFYADTGLLISQLGDDVPLKILSGDISSYKGAIAENMVAAAYHSRGVKLYYYHAPSGSPEIDFLTEDEGEVVMIECKASNNRATGMKFVIASSKKYGKHKAVKYSDTNVGEGDGFVTLPLYAAGFAKHRQHSQYVKMVNLSEMKVPEGE encoded by the coding sequence TTGCCGAAAAATTCCTGGCATTTATCCTTTGGAAGATGTCAATCAAAGGAATACAAAAAGTTTAAATACAGTCTGGTCAACGTCAAAGGTCATTCTCCTCAAAGGGCTGAGGGACTTTTGTATCTTGAGGACGTAGGACTCATTGTCCGGGCCTGTAATACCACCGAGATCTCCTACCCGCTTGAAGGTGCCTGTCTGCCATCTGAGTTCAAGGTATTCTATGCAGATACAGGACTTCTGATATCGCAGCTTGGAGATGATGTACCTTTGAAAATCCTCTCAGGAGATATCAGCTCTTACAAGGGAGCTATTGCTGAAAACATGGTTGCAGCAGCTTATCACAGTCGCGGCGTCAAGCTGTACTACTATCATGCACCAAGCGGCTCTCCTGAAATTGATTTTCTGACAGAGGACGAAGGTGAGGTGGTGATGATAGAATGCAAGGCATCTAACAACCGAGCCACCGGTATGAAATTTGTCATTGCCAGCTCAAAAAAATATGGAAAACACAAGGCAGTAAAGTATTCTGATACGAACGTTGGAGAAGGAGATGGTTTTGTAACACTGCCTCTGTATGCAGCAGGCTTTGCAAAACACAGGCAGCACAGTCAGTATGTAAAAATGGTCAATCTTTCAGAGATGAAGGTTCCTGAAGGTGAGTAG